The following coding sequences lie in one Arachis ipaensis cultivar K30076 chromosome B05, Araip1.1, whole genome shotgun sequence genomic window:
- the LOC107641651 gene encoding uncharacterized protein LOC107641651, with translation MDCLVMPVSLIRRRSVNSRMGYRPVGDDGLLDDHERPVTVVVGKERRVFMVEPFILRENPFRVLMEISMKKAEKDHFHFTSNERSVIFVDVDSILFEHMLWLMQNDASSLFQLNLKEIIDFYSQDI, from the coding sequence CCGGCGACGCTCCGTGAACTCTCGGATGGGGTATAGGCCAGTGGGCGATGATGGGCTGTTGGATGATCATGAGAGGCCGGTGACTGTTGTGGTTGGGAAAGAGAGGAGGGTGTTCATGGTGGAGCCTTTCATCTTGCGAGAGAATCCATTCAGGGTTTTGATGGAAATTTCGATGAAGAAGGCGGAGAAGGATCACTTCCACTTCACCAGCAACGAGAGGAGTGTGATATTTGTGGATGTGGATTCAATATTGTTCGAGCATATGCTGTGGCTAATGCAAAACGATGCCTCTTCTCTCTTCCAGCTCAATTTGAAGGAGATCATTGACTTCTATTCTCAGGATATTTAA
- the LOC107642652 gene encoding AT-hook motif nuclear-localized protein 23 (The sequence of the model RefSeq protein was modified relative to this genomic sequence to represent the inferred CDS: added 29 bases not found in genome assembly): MAGLDLGTASRFVQNLHRPEFNLHHNHHHHQHHHHHHQQDSEEDANNNHQDHYEDDAPHNHTGLDLASASAGDVGARRPRGRPPGSKNKPKPPVIITRESANTLRAHILEVASGCDVFDSVATYARRRQRGICILSGSGTVNNVTIRQPAAAGAVVTLHGRFEILSLSGSFLPPPAPPGATSLSIYLAGGQGQVVGGSVVGELIAAGPVIVIASSFTNVAYERLPLDEDEQQLPGGGGGQGSGGGGNSPFGDPSSGLPFFNLPVNMPNNVQLPSAVDGFSRPPPPPPPPF; this comes from the exons ATGGCTGGTTTGGATTTAGGAACAGCTTCACGCTTCGTTCAAAACCTGCACAGACCAGAATTTAACCTGCAtcacaaccatcatcatcatcaacatcatcatcatcatcaccaacaaGATTCTGAAGAAGACgccaacaacaaccaccaagatCACTATGAGGATGATGCTCCCCACAACCACACGGGTTTGGACCTCGCATCGGCCTCCGCGGGGGACGTCGGCGCACGCCGTCCTAGGGGTAGGCCGCCGGGATCCAAGAACAAGCCCAAGCCGCCGGTCATCATAACCAGGGAGAGCGCCAACACGCTCAGAGCACACATCCTCGAGGTAGCCAGCGGCTGCGACGTCTTTGACAGCGTCGCCACCTACGCCCGCCGTCGCCAGCGCGGGATCTGCATCCTCAGCGGCAGCGGCACCGTCAATAACGTCACCATCAGGCAGCCAGCGGCCGCCGGAGCAGTAGTCACGCTCCACGGCAGGTTCGAGATATTGTCCCTCTCCGGCTCGTTCCTTCCGCCGCCGGCTCCCCCCGGCGCCACCAGCTTAAGCATATACCTCGCCGGAGGTCAGGGTCAGGTGGTCGGAGGGAGTGT TGATTGTGATCGCTTCTTCGTTCACAAACGTGGCTTATGAGAGGTTGCCTTTGGACGAAGATGAACAGCAGCTTCCAGGTGGCGGCGGCGGTCAGGGTTCCGGTGGTGGTGGTAATAGTCCGTTTGGTGACCCGTCCTCAGGGCTTCCTTTCTTTAATTTGCCGGTGAATATGCCGAATAATGTTCAGTTGCCATCAGCAGTGGATGGGTTTTCGcgtccaccaccaccaccaccaccaccattttAA
- the LOC107640025 gene encoding uncharacterized protein LOC107640025, with product MDDCKPADTPMQVNHGLRLEEDSKLADKEQYQRLVGKLIYLSHTRPDIAYAVGVVSQFMHQPQENHMEAVMRIVRYLKGTPGSGIWFKRNGHLNIEAYTDADWVGNPNDRRSTSGYFTLVGVYGNPTTGVYYPITCCSIRSQTLSSHDHQLEL from the exons ATGGATGACTGTAAACCTGCAGACACTCCTATGCAAGTTAATCATGGCTTGAGATTGGAGGAAGACTCTAAACTGGCAGATAAGGAGCAGTACCAACGCTTGGTTGGCAAACTAATCTACTTGTCACACACCCGACCAGACATAGCCTATGCAGTAGGGGTAGTTAGCCAATTTATGCACCAACCACAGGAGAATCATATGGAAGCTGTCATGAGAATAGTCAGGTACTTGAAAGGAACTCCAGGAAGTGGGATCTGGTTCAAAAGAAATGGGCACCTTAACATTGAAGCATACACAGATGCTGATTGGGTCGGTAACCCAAATGATAGAAGATCTACATCAGGCTACTTTACATTGGTGGGAG TATATGGCAATCCGACAACCGGTGTATACTACCCTATCACATGTTGCAGCATTAGATCTCAAACATTATCCTCACATGATCATCAGCTCGAACTTTAA